A window from Corynebacterium accolens encodes these proteins:
- a CDS encoding GlsB/YeaQ/YmgE family stress response membrane protein, translated as MGLGLGLFTSIIVGIIAGWLAEKIMKRDHGLFTNLVVGVVGGLIGGIIIQLLNIEASGGWIFSIVAATAGACILLWIVDKVKQ; from the coding sequence ATGGGACTAGGTTTGGGTCTATTCACCTCGATCATTGTTGGTATCATCGCCGGTTGGCTGGCAGAGAAGATTATGAAGCGTGACCACGGGTTATTCACCAACCTGGTAGTAGGTGTTGTCGGTGGCCTCATCGGTGGCATCATCATCCAGCTACTGAATATTGAGGCTAGCGGTGGGTGGATCTTCTCCATCGTCGCGGCCACCGCGGGTGCTTGTATTTTGCTGTGGATTGTGGACAAAGTGAAGCAATAG
- a CDS encoding universal stress protein encodes MAKEDIVVVAVDGSDASKNAVRWAANTAMKREIPLRIASSYTIPQFLYAEGMVPPKDLYDDLQDETLEKIEEARAIAHEVAPELKIGHTIAEGSPIDMLLEMSHDVTMVVMGSRGMGGLSGMVMGSVSAAVVSHAACPVVVVREDNNVTDSTKYGPVVVGVDGSEVSQKATSYAFREAQARGAALVAVHTWMDMQIQASLAGLSAAQSEWAEIEKEQTEVLEENLKEPHEEFPDVEVKKQITRDRPVRALTEAAEGAQLLVVGSHGRGGFKGMVLGSTSRALLQSAPCPMMVVRPDDEG; translated from the coding sequence ATGGCTAAGGAAGACATTGTAGTCGTCGCCGTCGACGGCTCTGACGCCTCAAAGAACGCCGTCCGTTGGGCAGCAAATACGGCGATGAAGAGGGAAATCCCCCTGCGCATCGCATCGAGCTACACCATACCGCAGTTCCTGTATGCAGAAGGTATGGTCCCGCCGAAGGACCTCTACGATGACTTGCAGGATGAGACCCTGGAAAAGATCGAGGAAGCTCGTGCAATCGCTCACGAGGTAGCCCCAGAGCTCAAGATTGGGCACACCATCGCAGAGGGCTCCCCCATCGACATGCTCTTGGAGATGTCTCATGACGTCACCATGGTCGTGATGGGGTCGCGCGGCATGGGTGGCCTGTCCGGCATGGTCATGGGCTCTGTTTCCGCTGCGGTTGTTTCCCACGCCGCTTGCCCGGTAGTGGTGGTTCGTGAAGATAATAATGTCACCGATTCCACCAAGTACGGCCCAGTTGTCGTTGGTGTGGACGGTTCCGAGGTCTCTCAGAAGGCCACCTCCTATGCTTTCCGCGAGGCCCAGGCCCGCGGCGCGGCCCTCGTTGCCGTGCACACTTGGATGGATATGCAAATCCAGGCATCCCTCGCCGGCCTTTCTGCGGCTCAATCTGAGTGGGCAGAAATTGAAAAGGAGCAGACCGAGGTACTGGAAGAAAACCTGAAGGAACCGCACGAAGAGTTCCCAGATGTTGAGGTGAAGAAGCAGATCACCCGTGACCGCCCCGTCCGCGCGCTGACGGAGGCTGCCGAGGGTGCGCAGCTTCTCGTCGTTGGTTCCCACGGCCGCGGCGGGTTCAAGGGTATGGTCCTTGGCTCTACCTCCCGCGCATTGCTGCAGTCTGCACCGTGCCCGATGATGGTGGTACGCCCAGACGACGAAGGCTAA
- a CDS encoding pseudouridine synthase — translation MSAPIPSLKKASTWSARELISMPNTLIHHKKGFSPLPIKNGLNPTRVRTPEEGLSTWDFLSEVISSQRHRHPNDDAQALRDRFTAGEVVLRDQTPLKPGSVLGKDVDVFFYRIPAPETPVPYDIPIIYEDDNILVADKPPFMATMPRXRHIVETATVRLRRSTGNNELVPAHRLDRLTSGLLLFTKRKEARGAYQSLFAEKKVHKTYQAVAEFRRLPTPLQWSSRLTKTPGEIQGRIADGEPNAFTTLESVEPIDKAPYEKVHGSLADLGIYTLKPQTGKTHQLRLHMWHAGVPILGDPVYPTIFPEEAEDMSVPMHLTATDLEFTDPLSGKPRHFISRLPLATHKLLYA, via the coding sequence ATCAGCGCGCCAATTCCGTCATTGAAAAAGGCCAGCACCTGGTCCGCGAGAGAATTAATATCCATGCCAAACACACTAATACATCACAAAAAAGGATTCAGCCCTTTGCCCATTAAAAATGGGCTCAACCCTACGCGCGTACGTACGCCGGAGGAAGGTCTCAGCACCTGGGATTTTCTCAGCGAAGTCATATCCTCCCAGCGTCATCGCCACCCCAATGATGATGCACAGGCACTGCGTGACCGATTCACCGCGGGCGAGGTAGTCCTGCGCGATCAAACTCCCCTAAAGCCAGGTAGCGTGCTCGGCAAAGATGTTGATGTCTTCTTCTACCGCATACCCGCCCCAGAAACACCCGTGCCCTATGACATCCCCATCATCTATGAAGATGACAACATTCTGGTAGCCGATAAGCCCCCATTCATGGCCACCATGCCGCGCSCCCGCCACATCGTCGAAACCGCCACCGTTCGCCTCCGCCGTTCCACCGGAAATAACGAGTTAGTGCCGGCACACCGCCTCGACCGCCTTACCTCCGGTCTCCTTCTATTCACCAAGCGCAAAGAGGCCCGCGGCGCCTACCAGTCCCTCTTCGCAGAAAAGAAAGTCCACAAGACCTACCAGGCGGTTGCGGAATTCCGCCGCTTGCCGACGCCCCTCCAATGGTCCTCCCGCCTAACTAAAACACCCGGCGAAATCCAAGGGCGAATAGCAGATGGTGAACCAAATGCTTTCACAACACTAGAATCGGTAGAACCCATTGATAAGGCCCCTTACGAAAAAGTTCACGGTTCACTAGCTGACCTCGGCATCTACACCCTCAAACCACAGACTGGGAAGACCCATCAATTGCGGCTGCACATGTGGCATGCAGGCGTACCGATCCTCGGCGATCCGGTTTACCCCACGATTTTCCCTGAGGAAGCTGAAGACATGTCCGTTCCCATGCACTTAACAGCAACGGACCTAGAATTCACGGATCCACTCAGCGGAAAGCCGCGTCATTTCATCTCAAGACTTCCATTGGCCACACACAAATTGCTTTATGCCTGA
- a CDS encoding IS3 family transposase, whose product MKTLTALTIDEFVHTCRWNDVIDVEIATFEWVSWWNEVRLHQSLGYRIPAGVETELRKQNPQQGIIEIKAHD is encoded by the coding sequence CTGAAAACGTTAACGGCCCTCACAATAGATGAATTCGTCCATACTTGCAGGTGGAATGACGTTATCGACGTGGAAATCGCCACGTTTGAGTGGGTGTCATGGTGGAACGAGGTAAGGCTTCACCAAAGCCTGGGATACCGAATCCCAGCCGGGGTGGAAACCGAATTGCGGAAGCAGAACCCGCAGCAGGGAATAATAGAAATTAAGGCACATGACTAG
- a CDS encoding DUF3800 domain-containing protein, producing MLIAYLDEFGHQGPYIRHDHPKFNTHPVFGYAGYILPAENVRQMGGYFEYVKEHLLAWEIERLKVHPKRWEKKGSKLLTTTNIENYGEEINPAMNRIFRKLGELDGRIFFFGQQNPSEQSKKPMRLPKPAKSIVSFNQ from the coding sequence ATGCTTATTGCTTACTTGGATGAATTCGGCCACCAAGGCCCCTACATCAGACACGACCACCCTAAATTCAACACACACCCCGTATTCGGTTACGCCGGATACATACTCCCCGCCGAAAATGTACGCCAGATGGGTGGCTACTTCGAATATGTAAAAGAGCACCTACTTGCCTGGGAAATCGAACGCTTGAAGGTTCACCCGAAACGATGGGAGAAGAAAGGCTCAAAACTTCTCACCACAACAAACATCGAGAATTATGGCGAGGAAATAAACCCCGCGATGAACCGTATATTCCGAAAGCTAGGAGAATTAGACGGAAGGATATTCTTCTTCGGTCAACAAAACCCATCGGAACAGTCAAAGAAACCAATGAGACTTCCCAAGCCCGCGAAGAGCATTGTCTCATTCAATCAATAA
- a CDS encoding DUF3800 domain-containing protein has product MLLRSTKPIGTVKETNETSQAREEHCLIQSINRLGTFASKANQKLMVIMDATDTDNRERAVATLGKTIYYRQNKENRSIIEIPVQADSRLYGTIQLADWICAILGRLTDYHFAETSAFGWAVDMGQNLAPLCQTTNNSIIWSNSPSKDSRCFPNQLVKTTKFWQSEARAEAKKNRQNQRNNQMMQNMLDASSPELQKKLEQIRGNR; this is encoded by the coding sequence ATTCTTCTTCGGTCAACAAAACCCATCGGAACAGTCAAAGAAACCAATGAGACTTCCCAAGCCCGCGAAGAGCATTGTCTCATTCAATCAATAAACCGACTCGGAACCTTCGCTTCTAAAGCAAACCAAAAACTAATGGTCATCATGGATGCCACCGACACAGACAACCGTGAACGGGCCGTCGCCACTTTAGGGAAAACGATATATTATCGCCAGAACAAGGAAAATAGAAGCATCATTGAGATACCTGTTCAGGCCGATAGCAGACTATACGGAACAATCCAATTGGCAGATTGGATATGCGCGATACTTGGCCGACTAACGGACTATCATTTTGCAGAAACTTCCGCCTTTGGTTGGGCCGTAGACATGGGGCAAAACCTCGCACCACTATGCCAAACGACTAACAATTCAATTATCTGGTCTAACTCCCCCAGCAAAGACTCTCGATGCTTTCCAAACCAGTTAGTGAAAACCACCAAATTTTGGCAGTCTGAAGCTAGAGCCGAAGCTAAGAAAAACCGGCAAAATCAAAGAAATAACCAAATGATGCAGAATATGCTTGACGCTAGTTCGCCGGAGCTTCAGAAGAAACTGGAACAAATCAGAGGCAATCGTTGA
- a CDS encoding ImmA/IrrE family metallo-endopeptidase, with the protein MIESLIQSAEARGYRIRWHRGGPKAAWLPHRSTITLRVGMDDTTTLCSLAHELGHAHYGDPPGHHGAHEIRADRFAARLLVSPTEYATTEAIYGPHPATLANELGVTVKVLKTWQNIYEKTAV; encoded by the coding sequence ATGATTGAATCTCTTATACAATCCGCTGAGGCCCGGGGTTATAGAATCCGCTGGCACCGCGGCGGCCCAAAAGCAGCATGGCTCCCCCACCGGTCCACCATCACCCTCCGCGTAGGCATGGATGACACAACTACCCTGTGCTCCCTAGCCCACGAACTAGGCCACGCGCATTATGGTGACCCGCCCGGCCACCACGGCGCCCACGAAATACGCGCCGACAGGTTCGCCGCCCGCCTCCTGGTCTCCCCCACCGAATACGCCACCACAGAAGCAATCTACGGACCACACCCGGCCACCCTCGCCAACGAACTCGGGGTGACGGTCAAAGTCCTCAAAACTTGGCAAAACATCTACGAAAAGACAGCAGTATGA
- a CDS encoding P63C domain-containing protein encodes METHSGKLPRPNYRKIAGQKAADTRWGRKIERATHQGTLNIAGTDLSCYVLEDGRRVISQSSIMNAMGRTPRGRRASHDNRPPFLEANNLAAFISPELQKAVAGIDYRVGDNPNVINGHNAEILPRICNVYLDAEEAGVLTTTQKPIAKTARRIIKALALVGITALVDEATGYQETRAKDELQRLLDAYIAEEFRPWVRTFPEAFFKEIYRLQGWKFVPGNHHHPQYVGKFINKYIYTPMPTGILDRLKDLNPKNEQGNRPRKHHQHLTDDIGVNHLERQINQVVTLMQASDDKVQFENLFERVHSRNLPVQQMLDI; translated from the coding sequence ATGGAAACGCACAGCGGGAAACTACCCCGCCCAAACTACCGAAAAATAGCCGGACAAAAAGCAGCCGACACCCGATGGGGACGAAAAATCGAACGAGCAACCCACCAAGGAACCCTAAACATAGCCGGAACAGACCTATCCTGCTACGTACTCGAAGACGGACGCCGGGTAATCAGCCAATCCTCAATCATGAACGCCATGGGACGTACCCCTCGCGGACGACGCGCAAGCCACGACAATCGACCACCCTTCTTAGAAGCAAACAACCTAGCCGCATTCATCTCACCCGAGCTCCAAAAAGCAGTCGCTGGAATCGACTATCGCGTCGGGGATAACCCGAACGTCATCAACGGACACAACGCCGAAATCCTCCCCAGAATTTGCAACGTCTACCTCGACGCAGAAGAAGCCGGCGTGCTTACAACCACACAAAAACCAATCGCCAAAACCGCCCGCAGAATCATCAAAGCCCTAGCACTGGTAGGAATCACCGCTCTAGTCGATGAGGCAACTGGCTACCAGGAAACTCGCGCCAAAGACGAACTGCAACGACTCCTTGATGCCTACATTGCAGAAGAATTCCGCCCCTGGGTTCGCACTTTTCCCGAGGCGTTTTTCAAGGAAATATACCGCTTGCAGGGCTGGAAATTCGTCCCCGGCAACCATCACCACCCGCAGTACGTCGGAAAGTTCATCAACAAGTACATCTATACGCCAATGCCGACTGGCATCCTAGACCGTCTTAAAGATCTAAACCCTAAAAATGAGCAGGGTAACCGGCCGCGGAAGCATCATCAGCATTTAACTGATGACATTGGGGTCAACCACTTAGAGCGCCAGATTAACCAGGTAGTCACGCTGATGCAAGCATCCGATGACAAAGTTCAGTTTGAGAATCTTTTTGAGCGCGTTCACTCAAGAAATCTTCCAGTTCAGCAAATGCTCGACATTTAA
- a CDS encoding tyrosine-type recombinase/integrase, with amino-acid sequence MASIKQYKTAKGKAWRVQYRSPDGRNRTKRGFRTKNEAQAWADKNAVHMNEQNWIDPNAGKVTIGEVAVPWEANLTHLKPKTRHDMLAVWRNHVEPKWGGRQVAGIKPSEVQAWVSSLDRSASLVRQAHAVLAQILDLAVMDKAVRENPARGVKLPRKGAARKVYLTAEQLSLLVSECTRYQELVWLLGTVGLRWGEAAALRVRDVNVLRNRINVERNAVTVGSEVIIGTPKTHEVREVSVPVSVMRMLVPVMESKGPDELLWPRRDGTPMKPPTHGKWYYNALDRCMDKYPDFPRVTPHGLRHVAAGLMISAGANVKVVQRQLGHSSAAMTLDIYAELFDEDLEAVGSAVDEKISDVVKLSSRRA; translated from the coding sequence ATGGCATCAATCAAGCAATACAAGACCGCCAAGGGTAAAGCTTGGCGCGTGCAGTACCGCTCCCCCGATGGGCGGAATCGCACCAAGCGTGGATTCCGCACTAAAAATGAAGCACAAGCCTGGGCTGACAAAAACGCCGTCCACATGAACGAGCAAAACTGGATAGACCCCAACGCCGGCAAAGTGACTATTGGTGAGGTTGCTGTGCCGTGGGAGGCGAACCTGACTCACCTGAAGCCTAAGACGCGGCATGACATGCTTGCGGTGTGGCGTAACCACGTGGAACCAAAGTGGGGCGGGCGTCAGGTGGCCGGCATTAAACCCTCGGAGGTACAAGCATGGGTGTCCAGCCTGGATAGGTCGGCGTCGTTGGTTAGGCAGGCCCATGCGGTGCTGGCGCAGATTCTTGACCTGGCGGTGATGGATAAGGCGGTGCGGGAGAACCCAGCGCGGGGCGTGAAACTACCGCGTAAGGGTGCGGCGCGGAAAGTGTATCTCACAGCGGAACAGCTAAGCCTATTGGTGAGTGAATGCACACGCTATCAGGAGTTGGTCTGGCTGCTTGGCACCGTGGGCCTGCGTTGGGGTGAAGCCGCAGCACTCAGGGTACGAGATGTGAACGTGCTACGGAATCGCATCAACGTGGAGCGTAATGCGGTCACCGTGGGCAGTGAGGTGATTATTGGTACGCCTAAAACCCATGAAGTGCGGGAAGTGTCTGTGCCCGTGTCCGTGATGCGGATGCTGGTCCCTGTGATGGAGAGTAAGGGGCCGGATGAGTTGCTGTGGCCGCGTCGTGACGGCACTCCGATGAAGCCGCCTACGCATGGCAAGTGGTACTACAACGCACTGGATAGGTGCATGGATAAGTACCCGGATTTTCCGCGAGTCACCCCGCACGGGCTTAGGCATGTGGCGGCGGGATTGATGATTTCCGCCGGGGCGAATGTGAAGGTTGTGCAAAGGCAACTCGGGCATTCTTCGGCTGCGATGACCCTTGATATTTACGCTGAATTGTTTGATGAGGATTTGGAGGCGGTGGGCAGTGCTGTGGATGAAAAGATTTCAGATGTCGTCAAATTGTCGTCACGTAGGGCTTAA
- a CDS encoding NAD-dependent succinate-semialdehyde dehydrogenase: MSKDFAVTNPATNEVVEKFDTFSDEQIQEVLAKSNEAFQTWRETPIEERAKIVSRAAELLKERKGELSKIAAQEMGKSTPEGEWEINFSGDILQFYADNAPEHNKDQPVDVPGGKATLRRLPIGTLLGIMPWNYPFYQVARFAGPNLMNGNCIILKHAEITPKSAAAIEEIFREAGLPEGVYINVYADHKQIEEIIGDKRVQGVSLTGSERAGAAVAEIAGRNLKKVVLELGSTDPYIILDAADITKAAEDAWVKRIENVGQACTSNKRIIVMEDIYDEFVDEMVRIAEGMKQADPTQPGENQYYPMSSREAAENLDKQVKTAVDNGAKVRTGGNLHETAAYYEPTVLTDVPVGSDSYYEEFFGPVAEIYKVSSEKEAVELANNSNYGLGGAVFSDDTERATKVADQIETGMIHVNLGQYFSPVLPFGGVKNSGFGRELSVFALDEFVNKQYLYIND, translated from the coding sequence ATGTCCAAGGATTTTGCGGTAACTAACCCCGCTACCAATGAAGTAGTAGAGAAATTCGACACCTTTAGCGATGAGCAGATCCAAGAGGTTCTGGCTAAGTCCAACGAGGCTTTCCAGACCTGGCGCGAGACCCCAATTGAGGAGCGCGCCAAGATTGTGTCCCGCGCCGCGGAACTGCTCAAGGAGCGCAAGGGCGAGCTATCCAAGATTGCCGCACAGGAGATGGGTAAGTCCACCCCAGAAGGCGAGTGGGAAATTAACTTCTCCGGCGACATCCTGCAGTTCTATGCAGACAACGCCCCAGAGCACAACAAGGACCAGCCGGTTGACGTGCCAGGCGGCAAGGCCACCCTCCGCCGCCTGCCCATTGGTACCCTGCTGGGCATCATGCCGTGGAACTACCCCTTCTACCAGGTCGCCCGCTTCGCCGGCCCGAACCTGATGAACGGCAACTGCATCATCTTGAAGCACGCCGAAATTACCCCGAAGTCCGCTGCAGCCATCGAGGAGATCTTCCGCGAGGCTGGCCTGCCAGAGGGCGTGTACATCAACGTGTACGCCGACCACAAGCAGATTGAAGAGATCATCGGGGACAAGCGCGTCCAGGGCGTATCCCTGACCGGTTCCGAGCGCGCCGGTGCCGCCGTGGCCGAGATCGCTGGCCGCAACCTGAAGAAGGTTGTGCTGGAGCTTGGCAGCACCGACCCCTACATCATCCTGGATGCAGCCGATATCACCAAGGCTGCCGAGGACGCTTGGGTCAAGCGCATCGAAAACGTTGGCCAGGCTTGCACCTCCAACAAGCGCATCATCGTCATGGAAGACATCTACGACGAGTTCGTCGATGAAATGGTCCGCATTGCTGAGGGCATGAAGCAGGCTGACCCAACCCAGCCGGGCGAGAACCAGTACTACCCAATGTCCTCCCGCGAAGCAGCAGAGAACTTGGACAAGCAGGTCAAGACCGCTGTGGACAACGGCGCTAAGGTTCGCACCGGCGGTAACCTGCACGAGACCGCTGCGTACTACGAGCCGACCGTGCTTACCGATGTCCCCGTCGGTTCCGACTCCTACTACGAAGAGTTCTTCGGCCCAGTAGCAGAGATCTACAAGGTTTCCTCCGAGAAGGAAGCCGTAGAGCTGGCCAACAACTCCAACTACGGCCTGGGCGGTGCCGTCTTCTCCGATGATACCGAGCGCGCCACCAAGGTTGCTGACCAGATCGAAACCGGCATGATTCACGTCAACCTGGGCCAGTACTTCTCCCCAGTACTGCCATTCGGTGGCGTTAAGAACTCCGGCTTCGGCCGCGAGCTCTCCGTCTTCGCACTGGACGAGTTCGTGAACAAGCAGTACCTCTACATCAACGACTAA
- a CDS encoding oxygenase MpaB family protein translates to MTNTMSLGTVGEWPAGRGDKDEFIATFGQERADRYHEAFWKMDPVADALFTSGHTVKEIMPNLRDALARGTANEDTFPEVAALIEDMTKALDGIDAEKLERGRRVYLSIPPLSHGLALGPGSLVHTYSTPAIADLLVNTGELTDGAVKRLAYTTNWTYSLYLPNALQPGGEGFIHTGMVRAIHAHVRRVHTRKELDYSHYGAPISEFDMLRTWFDFTYIPYAGLRNMGWKLTAEEEKDAFYLWKIAGRMLGISADLFEGEDGVEASQETMDAIHTVDGEINESARKLVDALMDGFVVNAKELTGMPDDTLADWTDAHVRIIHGDEVADACGVADSVMRPILQMEAPLVQERFDLLRQDSEALEAEIQKNEEAVRQMLTRDATYMKQDEGIKMKDGSVVAAS, encoded by the coding sequence ATGACTAACACTATGTCCCTAGGTACCGTCGGCGAGTGGCCTGCTGGCCGCGGCGATAAGGATGAATTCATCGCCACCTTTGGCCAAGAGCGCGCAGACCGCTACCACGAGGCTTTCTGGAAGATGGACCCGGTGGCTGATGCGCTGTTTACCAGCGGCCACACCGTCAAGGAAATCATGCCTAACCTGCGCGATGCCCTCGCGCGCGGCACCGCCAACGAGGACACCTTCCCCGAGGTTGCCGCCCTTATTGAGGACATGACCAAGGCACTTGACGGCATCGACGCCGAAAAGCTGGAGCGCGGCCGCCGCGTCTACCTGTCCATCCCGCCGCTTAGCCACGGCCTGGCGCTGGGCCCGGGCTCGCTGGTCCACACCTATTCCACCCCAGCGATCGCGGACTTGCTGGTCAACACCGGTGAGCTTACCGATGGCGCCGTCAAGCGCCTTGCCTACACCACCAACTGGACCTATTCGCTCTACCTGCCGAATGCGCTGCAACCCGGCGGCGAAGGCTTCATTCACACCGGCATGGTGCGCGCCATCCACGCCCACGTGCGGCGTGTGCACACCCGCAAGGAGCTGGATTACTCCCACTACGGTGCTCCGATCAGCGAGTTCGACATGCTGCGCACCTGGTTTGATTTCACCTACATTCCATACGCTGGCCTGCGCAACATGGGCTGGAAGCTTACCGCAGAAGAAGAAAAAGACGCGTTCTACCTGTGGAAGATTGCCGGGCGCATGCTGGGCATTTCCGCGGACCTTTTCGAAGGCGAAGATGGGGTAGAGGCCTCCCAGGAGACCATGGATGCCATCCACACCGTCGACGGCGAGATCAACGAATCGGCCCGCAAGCTTGTTGATGCCCTCATGGACGGCTTCGTCGTCAACGCCAAGGAGCTCACGGGCATGCCCGATGACACCTTGGCGGACTGGACCGACGCGCACGTGCGCATCATTCACGGCGATGAGGTCGCCGATGCCTGTGGCGTGGCCGACTCCGTCATGCGCCCCATCCTGCAAATGGAGGCACCGCTGGTGCAGGAGCGCTTTGACCTCCTCCGCCAAGACTCGGAAGCGCTCGAAGCGGAAATCCAGAAGAACGAGGAGGCGGTGCGCCAGATGCTCACCCGCGATGCCACCTATATGAAGCAGGATGAGGGCATCAAGATGAAGGATGGCTCGGTCGTCGCGGCCTCCTAA
- a CDS encoding oxygenase MpaB family protein, with product MTAPTDTSEAANTSQVEPKVLPMSDNPYEDFRYFYRDGMDLRPAPKRRTAAPGWSELRHNIFDSWHTVEDEWSGYDSLQTKLLDDHMWQTDETGEKLAQAFRRDGAKESRAKFEQALNHGIETVEDPASELVDFFKEVDRIPEWLDLEAAERGRVAYYNVTRTSEVLAIAFAYWATTMEDRTSAATGETGMFEFKAMQRSIETAQFFTDLGKKDVFDRFGEGRKAAVRVRLLHSQANRGLEKMWGKEHYNEFGRPIGSSFLVSGEGWFGMMPLAIDERFGRPHSGQDWDDVAQYWGYILYMMGAEERLIPKTGDEMRKMTDYIYANGGXSSTYHERVATALMSILETIHPLVPKMALGALTTICGVEDTKFMVKGTRWEKVNYKPWAILYRGAARAEAKVARLRDKLPGAQKAKIKRANKNKPPWSDVTAVIKAHIAKNEPETKSDYTLHDDSKEARS from the coding sequence ATGACTGCTCCCACAGATACGTCTGAGGCTGCCAACACGTCGCAGGTGGAACCAAAGGTTCTGCCTATGTCCGATAATCCCTATGAGGATTTCCGCTACTTCTACCGCGATGGCATGGACCTGCGCCCGGCGCCGAAGCGTCGCACCGCGGCCCCAGGCTGGTCCGAGCTGCGACACAATATCTTCGATTCCTGGCACACCGTAGAAGATGAATGGTCTGGCTACGATAGCCTGCAAACCAAGCTTCTTGATGACCACATGTGGCAGACCGATGAGACCGGTGAAAAGCTGGCGCAGGCCTTCCGCCGTGATGGCGCCAAGGAATCGCGCGCCAAGTTTGAGCAGGCGCTTAACCACGGCATCGAGACGGTAGAAGACCCCGCGTCGGAGCTGGTGGACTTCTTCAAAGAGGTAGACCGCATTCCGGAGTGGCTGGATCTTGAGGCCGCAGAGCGCGGCCGTGTGGCCTATTACAACGTCACGCGCACCTCAGAGGTTCTGGCCATCGCCTTCGCATACTGGGCCACCACGATGGAGGACCGCACATCGGCGGCCACGGGCGAGACCGGCATGTTCGAGTTCAAGGCCATGCAGCGCTCCATTGAAACGGCGCAATTCTTCACTGACTTGGGCAAAAAGGACGTCTTTGACCGCTTCGGCGAAGGTCGCAAGGCCGCCGTGCGCGTGCGCTTGCTGCATTCCCAGGCCAATCGTGGCCTAGAAAAGATGTGGGGCAAGGAGCACTACAACGAATTCGGACGGCCGATTGGCTCCAGCTTCCTGGTCTCCGGTGAGGGCTGGTTCGGGATGATGCCGTTGGCCATCGACGAGCGCTTTGGCCGCCCGCACTCCGGCCAGGATTGGGACGATGTGGCCCAGTACTGGGGATACATCCTTTATATGATGGGCGCCGAAGAGCGCCTCATCCCCAAGACTGGCGATGAAATGCGCAAGATGACGGATTATATCTACGCCAATGGCGGGKATTCCTCCACCTATCACGAGCGCGTGGCCACCGCCTTAATGAGCATTCTAGAAACCATCCACCCGCTGGTTCCCAAGATGGCGCTTGGTGCGCTGACCACCATTTGCGGCGTGGAAGATACCAAGTTCATGGTTAAGGGCACGCGCTGGGAAAAGGTGAACTACAAGCCGTGGGCCATCCTGTATCGGGGTGCCGCGCGCGCAGAAGCCAAGGTTGCGCGCCTGCGGGACAAGCTGCCGGGTGCGCAAAAGGCAAAGATTAAGCGCGCCAATAAGAATAAGCCGCCATGGTCCGATGTCACCGCGGTGATCAAGGCACACATCGCGAAAAACGAGCCCGAGACCAAATCCGATTACACGCTGCACGATGACTCTAAAGAAGCTCGCAGCTAA